The Bacteroides sp. AN502(2024) DNA segment AGGCATATTTACAGAAGTTCTCTTACGGATCTTATTAATGGTAATATCCAAATCATTCTGTGACAAAGTGTAAGCTCCCATATCATGTAACTCTGCGGCAGCTTCCAAATAGTTCAGAAATACTTCATTCAATTTCATAATAGGTGCATCGGTAGTATTGGTATTACTTTGTCCGGCCGCAGTATTGAACAAATCCTCATTGATAAAACGAGTACCGAAATAGCCGCCAATACCATATACAGCGCCGGTGATACCATTCAGATGTACTCCTTCAGGGTCAATATTAGCCGCTAAACGCGGATCGCGATTGGCCATTTCATCTTTGAAAACCTTATCACCTTTAAATGCACTGTTTCCTTCTTGATGGATCGGCAATCCATTATTCGTTAAATAGCTATCAACCAAATCTTTAGAAGGTCCATTTCCCAATGTCTGTTCTGATTGCCAAGACATTTCAGCATGAGTCAGAATACCTTCTACATAAGAACGATACAATATCATTTCAGGGTTATTGGCCAAATCAAGTGAAATAGTCAATGACTTGTAATCACTTGAGATTTGATATTTCTGAGTGCTCATAACCCTATTGGCCGCAGTCTTCGCAGCTTCCAGATACTTCTTGCTCATTTCTGTATTCTTCTCACGATATCTTTGCCAAGTTCCCTCAAACAACATGATACGGGACTCAAAAGCATTTACCACATGGCGATTTACACAAAGTCCATCTGTCCCATCGGATTCCCTTACATTGACTGCTGCAAACTCCAAATCGTCTAAAACCTTGTCCATGACCAAATTTCTGGAATCTCTACCTTTATAAAGGGCTTTTTCATCTGTATTATCTACAACATGGTCATAATACGGAACATCGCCAAACATCCGTACCAAACGAGCATATTCCATACCACGGAAGAATCGTGCCACACCCATCCAGTGTTTCTTCGCTTCTTCGGGTAAAGTTGAACTTTCAAGTCCGTCACATACAAGATTAATTCGACGAACATTCGCAAAAGACCAGTCGTTACTGGTTGCAGGTGCTGTGTTTGTAAAGAAAGTTGCCTCCTTCTGAGCCAGGTCATCTACCCAATTGGCTACATTCGTCCCATCGAAGAAGTCCGACTTCACCCAACCGCTTTGATAACCTGTAAAATAAATATCATACCATCCATATATTGTAGATCGGATATTATTCTCGTTGTTATAAAAATCCGCACTATTCTCTATCTGATCCATAGGCGGACGATCCAAAAAGTCCGAGCAGGAAGAGAAACTGGTGGCCAATGCTAAAACTGCAAATATTTTTGTTTTCATAATTTTATTAGAATGTAAGTTGAACACCAAATGAAATAGTTCTCATAAACGGATAACTCTTACCAAATTTGAGCGAACCGTTAGTAGCGGCCGCATTCTCTGTTGTTTCAGGGTCAACCGGAATATGGGTATGATCGAATTCGAATACATTTTCTGCACTGACATAGATACGACCACTTGTGAAAGTGATAGCTTTCATCCATTTTTCAGGAACGGTATAACCCAATGTAATATTCTTACAACGCAGATATGACATATTCTGCAAATAACGGGTCTGACGCAAAAAGTTCTGGCCGTTGCTTATCCATGAATGGGAAGTAGGCGTAGGATAGAATGCATCTGTATTTTCAGGAGTCCAATAATCCATCTGGTGTTCCAGCCAGCCTTCACCCGGCATAAATCCCGGAATGCCAATCTGGCCGACAGCCCATACATCTCTTGAGCCAATGCCCTGAAAGAATGTGCTAAAGTCAAAGTTTTTATATGTCAATGCGACAGAGAAACCATATTCAAAATTAGGCATGATATTACCAATACGTTTCAAGTCTCCATGATTTTCCAGAGTTTGTTTACCATAAGTAATTTTACCGTCTCCATCCAAATCCTTATATTTTACATCACCCGGACCATATTTAAATGCTCCTGTTTCATATAATGCCTGTGAAGGAACTTTATGGGTGTCAATAAACCACTTTCCATCCGCATCTTGATAACAATCTTCATATTGGAATAAACGATCTGTTTCATATCCCCAGATTTCACCGATAATCTTGCCCTCGTAATTACCATAAATATTCTTGTTCGGGTTATTGTACTTCGTGATCTTTTCACGAATCTTGGACAATGTCGCACGTGCCGTTAAACCGAGTCCACATGCAAATTGCTTATTATAATCTATTGCCAGTTCAAAGCCACGTCCCTGTAATTCTCCGGCGTTTACTTTCGGCATCGTTGTACTTCCGAAAGTAGAAGGCAAGGTTTCACCGGGCGAGTGCATATCGGAGGTAGTACGCTGATACCAGTCAAAACTAATGCCAAGTGCATGATTAAAGAAACGAGCGTCAAAACCCACGTCAATAGTGGTAACACGTTCCCAAGTCAACGTTGGAGAGACGACAGAGGGAACACCGATATAAGGCATCTGTTTGCCATCTATCACCCATCCGGAAGATTTATTCACAGACATTACAGAAAGGAAAGAGTTGGCTGCTACGTCCTGATTACCAATTGTACCCCAAGAACCACGTACTTTAAATTCTGAAAGTACGGGCTTTGCCCATTTCATGAAAGTTTCTTCACTCAAACGCCATCCTGCAGAGACGGAAGGGAATAAAGCCCATTGGTCTCCAGAAGGGAATTTAGAAGAACCGTCATAACGCGCATTAACTTCAATAAGGTATTTACCCATATAGTCATAGTTGATACGCCCGAAGAAACCTGCCGCTGCAAAATCATTATGATAAGTAGTACCATCTACATACTGGTCTCCAATCGCCAGATTAATTTCCGGTTTATCAAAGTTTACCAATGCACGACGGTCTGAGCTATGCCCTATTTTTTCACGGGTCTCGGCATCCATGCCCACCATTACTTTCAGATGATGCTTTTGCGCAAAGGCTTTTTCATAAGTAGCATAAGCCTTGAAAGTATTGGACATTGTGTATCGGCTACGCTCAACCACACGGTTATGAGTAGCACCATAAAAGCTTGAAGTATAAGTCAAAGGATTACTACTGTTGAACATATTCCAACCGCTGACTTCACCGCCATTACGTTTTTGATAATCATTGAGCAAAGCAAAAGTGTAATCGAAATTAATAGCCAAATCTTTAATGGGATTGATAGTGGTTCCTAGATTAACACGCATAAAGTTGTTAGTCAAACTTTCACGATTAGCCTGAGAAATTTCAGTCATAGCTGAACGAAATGGTGTTCCTTGATAATCAGCATAGGGATAGAAAGATGGCCAACGCAACAGATAATACCAAACGTCTGTATAACCGCTCGTGTATTGATACGGTTCTGATTTTGTGGAACGGGAAAACATTACATTTGCTCTGACAGACCACCAGTTACGGATTTGTGTGTTGACATTGGCATTGAAGTTGTAGCGATCATACTCGTCTGTATTAACTTTCAAAATACCTTTCTGATTCAAGTACCCTAAGCTGATATTATAGGTTGTTTTATCACTACCGCCACTAACAGAAAGATTGTGCTTTTGTTGAGGAGTCCAATTTTTCATAAACATATCCAGCGGGTCAAATTGACGATAGAAATAATATTTGCCACCACGTTCTTCAAAGTCTCTGCCTAATTGCATTTCACCCAGTTCATCCTGTGACATACCTCCATAAGTATCATTCCATTCTTTCATTTTCTCTATAGCCAACTCATCAACATTGTAACCAATAGAACTAACTGTTGAAGCTCCATTTCTCTTAGCTGCAAGCAACATAGCCCGTGCTCCTTCATAACTTGTAGCTACTTGTGGCATTACAGTCGGAGTACTCCACGAGAAGTTATTAGAGTAACTAACGCGCGGCCTATCATTTTTCTTGCCCGTTTTTGTAGTTATTAAAACCACGCCCCAAGCTGCACGAGTACCATAAATAGATGCAGAAGCAGCGTCCTTCAGTACCGAGATACTTGCTATATCATCAGGATTTACCAAACTCAAACTAGGAACCTCCACATTATCTACCAAAATCAACGGGCTTGTTCCTTCCGTTGCACTCAAAGAACCAGTAGCTCCACGTAATTTAATATTAGAGTCCACGCCAATACCACCTACATTCGTTGTAATGCTCAAACCCGGAGTAATACCTTGCAAAGCTTTTGCAATATCCGCTACAGGACGACTTGCAACAGCTTCCTGAACATCCACATTGGCTACTGCACCGGTCAAGTTTACCTTTTTCTGTGAACCATAACCTACCACTACAACTTCATCCAACAATTCGCTGTCTTCTTTCAAAATCACCTGCATATTCCGAGTTGCTTTAAGTTCTAAAGTTTGAAATCCGACAAATGATATTTTTAAAATAGCACCTGGCTTCACATCCAAGGTAAACCTGCCATCCACATCAGTAATACAACCATTGGTAGTACCTTTCTCTACAATACTGGCGCCAATAACAGGTTCACCATTAGCATCCGTTACAATCCCCGATACACTTTGGTGTTGTAACTGTTCTGTAATTTCTAGAGAATTACCTAAAGCAGTCGAGGCAGCCATTGCACTATTGTTATATAAAAATAATGCACTAATCGCTACCGCAGTTAGAAACTTGCTACTAGCCAGTCTCCATCTTTTGCGTTCTTCATTCATAAATGGTTAATGATTTTGTTAATAAATTTTTTAAATTTTGGATAAGGGTAAAAATAAGATGGAACAGTATACCTATTCCTTTA contains these protein-coding regions:
- a CDS encoding RagB/SusD family nutrient uptake outer membrane protein produces the protein MKTKIFAVLALATSFSSCSDFLDRPPMDQIENSADFYNNENNIRSTIYGWYDIYFTGYQSGWVKSDFFDGTNVANWVDDLAQKEATFFTNTAPATSNDWSFANVRRINLVCDGLESSTLPEEAKKHWMGVARFFRGMEYARLVRMFGDVPYYDHVVDNTDEKALYKGRDSRNLVMDKVLDDLEFAAVNVRESDGTDGLCVNRHVVNAFESRIMLFEGTWQRYREKNTEMSKKYLEAAKTAANRVMSTQKYQISSDYKSLTISLDLANNPEMILYRSYVEGILTHAEMSWQSEQTLGNGPSKDLVDSYLTNNGLPIHQEGNSAFKGDKVFKDEMANRDPRLAANIDPEGVHLNGITGAVYGIGGYFGTRFINEDLFNTAAGQSNTNTTDAPIMKLNEVFLNYLEAAAELHDMGAYTLSQNDLDITINKIRKRTSVNMPSVTLSGNNFSVKGVVINDPDRDLGNPEIADDYEVSPILWEVRRERRIELVYEGIRFDDIRRWSKLHYADMKINKKLNLGAWLDKDAYLKEYNQANGTSYTIDDLKDVVLDREGNAGYIKPIQATSLLRVYGEKDYLYPIPTGQISLYKSKSEQLGDPSIKLEQNPNW
- a CDS encoding SusC/RagA family TonB-linked outer membrane protein, which produces MNEERKRWRLASSKFLTAVAISALFLYNNSAMAASTALGNSLEITEQLQHQSVSGIVTDANGEPVIGASIVEKGTTNGCITDVDGRFTLDVKPGAILKISFVGFQTLELKATRNMQVILKEDSELLDEVVVVGYGSQKKVNLTGAVANVDVQEAVASRPVADIAKALQGITPGLSITTNVGGIGVDSNIKLRGATGSLSATEGTSPLILVDNVEVPSLSLVNPDDIASISVLKDAASASIYGTRAAWGVVLITTKTGKKNDRPRVSYSNNFSWSTPTVMPQVATSYEGARAMLLAAKRNGASTVSSIGYNVDELAIEKMKEWNDTYGGMSQDELGEMQLGRDFEERGGKYYFYRQFDPLDMFMKNWTPQQKHNLSVSGGSDKTTYNISLGYLNQKGILKVNTDEYDRYNFNANVNTQIRNWWSVRANVMFSRSTKSEPYQYTSGYTDVWYYLLRWPSFYPYADYQGTPFRSAMTEISQANRESLTNNFMRVNLGTTINPIKDLAINFDYTFALLNDYQKRNGGEVSGWNMFNSSNPLTYTSSFYGATHNRVVERSRYTMSNTFKAYATYEKAFAQKHHLKVMVGMDAETREKIGHSSDRRALVNFDKPEINLAIGDQYVDGTTYHNDFAAAGFFGRINYDYMGKYLIEVNARYDGSSKFPSGDQWALFPSVSAGWRLSEETFMKWAKPVLSEFKVRGSWGTIGNQDVAANSFLSVMSVNKSSGWVIDGKQMPYIGVPSVVSPTLTWERVTTIDVGFDARFFNHALGISFDWYQRTTSDMHSPGETLPSTFGSTTMPKVNAGELQGRGFELAIDYNKQFACGLGLTARATLSKIREKITKYNNPNKNIYGNYEGKIIGEIWGYETDRLFQYEDCYQDADGKWFIDTHKVPSQALYETGAFKYGPGDVKYKDLDGDGKITYGKQTLENHGDLKRIGNIMPNFEYGFSVALTYKNFDFSTFFQGIGSRDVWAVGQIGIPGFMPGEGWLEHQMDYWTPENTDAFYPTPTSHSWISNGQNFLRQTRYLQNMSYLRCKNITLGYTVPEKWMKAITFTSGRIYVSAENVFEFDHTHIPVDPETTENAAATNGSLKFGKSYPFMRTISFGVQLTF